One stretch of Hymenobacter chitinivorans DSM 11115 DNA includes these proteins:
- a CDS encoding DUF72 domain-containing protein: protein MPATYIGCSGFSFRDWKGVFYPPEVPPRKWFAYYCTHFNTLELNVTFYRMPELSFFEKLYQQSPPQFRFAVKAPRQVTHYKKFNAEAEPILAEFYATIREGLQDKLGPVLFQLPPKAAYTEELFRRLVDNLDPSFENVVEFRHPSWWEGEVFQQLSHHRISFVSQSHPLPLPDEVVATTSMVYYRFHGVPELYKSAYSREFLERIAAEIAALPRLAQVYLFFNNGIGGVGVGDAKKMQELLSGGE, encoded by the coding sequence ATGCCCGCTACCTACATCGGCTGCTCCGGCTTCTCGTTCCGCGACTGGAAAGGCGTGTTTTATCCGCCCGAGGTGCCCCCGCGCAAGTGGTTTGCGTACTACTGCACCCATTTCAACACCCTGGAGCTGAACGTGACCTTCTACCGAATGCCGGAGCTGAGCTTTTTCGAGAAGCTCTACCAGCAGAGTCCGCCCCAATTCCGGTTTGCGGTGAAGGCCCCGCGGCAGGTGACCCACTACAAGAAGTTCAACGCCGAGGCCGAGCCGATTCTGGCCGAGTTTTACGCCACCATCCGGGAAGGGCTGCAAGACAAGCTCGGGCCGGTCTTGTTCCAGCTGCCGCCCAAAGCGGCCTACACCGAGGAGCTGTTCCGGCGCCTGGTCGATAACCTGGACCCCAGCTTCGAAAACGTGGTGGAGTTTCGGCACCCGAGCTGGTGGGAAGGGGAGGTGTTTCAGCAGCTGAGCCACCACCGTATTTCCTTCGTGAGCCAGAGCCACCCATTACCCTTGCCCGACGAGGTGGTGGCCACCACCAGTATGGTCTACTACCGCTTCCACGGCGTGCCGGAGCTGTATAAGTCGGCGTACAGCCGGGAGTTTTTGGAGCGCATTGCCGCCGAAATTGCCGCCTTGCCCCGCTTGGCGCAGGTCTACTTGTTCTTCAACAACGGCATCGGCGGCGTGGGCGTTGGCGACGCTAAAAAGATGCAGGAGCTGCTGAGCGGCGGCGAGTAG
- a CDS encoding UDP-N-acetylglucosamine--peptide N-acetylglucosaminyltransferase SPINDLY family protein has protein sequence MKPVLLSVLALSGLLSTSCRQTTSQAPSQAEINAIGLKRGSITMCGPAQGQKLGTASFGTSCPAAAQPDFNLALSLLHSFEYDEAEKVFARVIAREPGCAMAYWGVAMCSYHPLWTPPSPAELTKGAKAIALAQRLAGKTNREAAYIRALAAFYQDWNRTEHKVRALRFEQAMAAVHAQYPQDSEATLFYALALDAAADPADKTFVKQKKAGFLLQALYPGQPHHPGILHYLIHTYDYPELARLALPAARQYASVAPSSAHALHMPSHIFTRLGLWDECIASNRAATESARCYAASAGLPGHWDEELHGLDYLTYAYLQQGQNQLARAQWQYLDTIRRVSPVNFKVAYAYAAIPARYVLENRLWQQAAHLPRHPGPLDWQQYPWQAGIIHFTRALGQAHLGQPDSARREVAALRGLHSELVRQKDAYKATQVRIQLLAAEAWTLLAEGKAAAAEQRMRQATDLEDHTEKHPVTPGEVLPARELLADMLLQRHRPQEALAAYEANLIKHPNRLNGLRGAATAAAQSGETAKAARYRKQLRKLAPVAPNPEAAAAHLSSYRRP, from the coding sequence ATGAAACCTGTCCTGCTGTCGGTTCTGGCGTTGAGCGGTCTGCTGAGCACTAGCTGCCGCCAGACTACTTCCCAAGCGCCCTCTCAAGCCGAAATCAATGCCATTGGCCTCAAGCGGGGCAGCATCACCATGTGCGGGCCCGCGCAGGGCCAAAAGCTGGGCACGGCAAGTTTCGGCACTTCCTGCCCGGCCGCCGCCCAGCCCGACTTCAACCTGGCCCTGAGCCTGCTCCACTCCTTCGAGTACGACGAGGCCGAGAAGGTCTTTGCCCGCGTCATTGCCCGGGAGCCGGGCTGCGCCATGGCCTACTGGGGCGTGGCCATGTGCAGCTACCACCCGCTCTGGACGCCGCCCAGCCCGGCCGAGTTGACCAAGGGTGCCAAGGCCATAGCACTGGCCCAGCGCTTGGCCGGCAAAACCAACCGGGAAGCGGCCTACATTCGGGCCCTGGCCGCCTTTTACCAGGATTGGAACCGAACCGAGCACAAGGTGCGGGCCCTGCGGTTTGAGCAGGCCATGGCCGCCGTGCACGCCCAGTACCCGCAAGACTCCGAGGCCACCCTTTTCTACGCCCTGGCCCTGGATGCTGCCGCCGACCCAGCCGACAAAACCTTCGTGAAGCAGAAAAAAGCCGGCTTCCTGCTGCAGGCGCTGTATCCCGGGCAGCCCCACCACCCCGGCATTCTGCACTACCTCATCCACACCTACGACTACCCCGAGCTGGCCCGGCTGGCCCTGCCGGCGGCCCGCCAATATGCCTCGGTGGCGCCTTCCTCGGCCCACGCCCTGCACATGCCTTCCCACATTTTTACCCGCCTGGGGTTGTGGGACGAGTGCATTGCTTCCAACCGGGCCGCCACCGAATCGGCTAGGTGCTATGCGGCCAGTGCGGGCCTCCCCGGGCACTGGGACGAAGAGCTGCACGGCCTCGACTACCTGACGTACGCCTACCTGCAGCAGGGCCAAAACCAGCTGGCCCGGGCCCAGTGGCAGTACCTGGACACGATTCGGCGGGTGTCGCCGGTCAACTTCAAGGTGGCCTACGCCTACGCCGCCATTCCGGCCCGCTACGTGCTCGAAAACCGGCTCTGGCAGCAAGCCGCCCACCTGCCCCGGCACCCCGGCCCCCTCGATTGGCAGCAATACCCCTGGCAGGCCGGCATCATTCACTTTACCCGGGCCCTGGGCCAGGCCCACCTCGGCCAGCCCGATTCGGCCCGCCGGGAGGTAGCAGCTCTGCGCGGCTTGCACAGTGAGCTAGTCAGGCAGAAAGACGCCTACAAAGCCACCCAGGTCCGGATCCAACTGCTGGCCGCTGAGGCCTGGACGCTGCTGGCCGAGGGAAAAGCCGCCGCGGCCGAGCAGCGCATGCGCCAGGCCACCGACCTGGAAGACCACACCGAAAAGCACCCCGTAACGCCCGGCGAAGTGCTGCCCGCCCGGGAGCTGCTGGCCGATATGCTGCTCCAGCGCCACCGCCCCCAGGAGGCGCTGGCCGCCTACGAAGCCAACCTAATCAAGCATCCCAACCGCCTCAACGGACTGCGGGGCGCCGCTACGGCTGCGGCACAG
- a CDS encoding ester cyclase, with amino-acid sequence MPTQAEENKAIIRRYNQEGIAQGNAATLRELLSPGFINHSAPAGADNGPAGMLYTFLQVLRPAFADLQVEVYDQVAEADKVTTRKALKGTHTGELLGIAPTGQAVVINVIDIYRLHEGKLVEHWGVNTLPAVLAQLATH; translated from the coding sequence ATGCCCACGCAAGCCGAAGAAAACAAAGCCATTATCCGGCGCTACAACCAGGAAGGAATTGCCCAGGGCAATGCTGCCACGCTCCGGGAGCTGCTGAGCCCCGGCTTCATCAACCACTCGGCCCCGGCCGGCGCCGACAACGGGCCGGCGGGGATGCTGTACACCTTTCTGCAGGTGCTGCGCCCCGCCTTCGCCGATTTGCAGGTGGAAGTGTACGACCAAGTGGCCGAAGCCGACAAGGTAACGACCCGCAAGGCCCTGAAGGGCACCCACACCGGCGAGCTGCTCGGTATTGCTCCCACGGGGCAGGCCGTTGTGATTAACGTCATTGATATCTACCGCCTGCACGAGGGTAAGCTGGTGGAGCACTGGGGCGTCAACACGCTGCCGGCCGTTCTGGCCCAGCTGGCCACCCACTAA
- a CDS encoding helix-turn-helix domain-containing protein gives MDIYNLPHDPCLAGVPAPADVLIRSYSARRNTVKNKIVLHQNMLNLLVEGRKTIAQAAGSSTVYQDEIVLLAAGHCLTSEVLSDAGEFRSIIVYFSTQVLEDFYRQHAPQLGQRHPAAAQPLVTFAKDGFIRHYIDSLSLLLQAPTALSPALQRLKLEELLLYLLHTAPASLLAFQLDSRLARPELGLRSVVEAHVNRLITVEELAFLCHMSVSTFQRRFAEIYGQSPHQWLLKQRMQRAAHLLRQPQQLAGEVYQQVGYESYSSFAEAFKKTFGLSPRAFQQQMPGAE, from the coding sequence ATGGATATCTATAACCTGCCCCACGACCCGTGCCTGGCCGGCGTCCCGGCTCCGGCCGACGTGCTGATTCGGAGCTACTCGGCGCGGCGCAACACGGTCAAGAACAAGATTGTGTTGCACCAGAATATGCTCAACCTGCTGGTGGAAGGGCGCAAAACCATTGCCCAGGCGGCCGGCTCTAGCACCGTGTACCAGGACGAAATCGTGCTGCTGGCCGCGGGCCACTGCCTGACGAGCGAAGTGCTTTCGGACGCGGGTGAATTTCGCAGCATCATCGTGTATTTCAGCACCCAGGTGCTGGAGGATTTTTACCGGCAGCATGCCCCGCAATTGGGCCAGCGCCACCCGGCGGCAGCCCAGCCCCTGGTAACGTTTGCCAAGGATGGGTTTATCCGGCACTACATCGACTCGCTGAGCCTACTGCTGCAAGCTCCCACGGCGCTGAGCCCGGCTCTGCAGCGGCTGAAGCTGGAGGAACTGCTGCTTTACCTGCTGCACACGGCCCCGGCCAGCCTGCTGGCCTTTCAGCTGGATTCGCGCCTGGCCCGGCCCGAGCTGGGGTTGCGTAGCGTAGTCGAAGCCCACGTGAACCGCCTAATCACGGTGGAGGAGCTGGCCTTTCTGTGCCACATGAGCGTGTCGACTTTTCAGCGCCGGTTTGCCGAAATCTACGGCCAGTCGCCCCACCAATGGCTGCTCAAGCAACGCATGCAGCGGGCCGCCCACCTGCTGCGGCAGCCGCAGCAATTGGCCGGGGAAGTGTACCAGCAGGTGGGCTACGAAAGCTATTCCAGCTTCGCCGAGGCCTTCAAAAAGACGTTCGGACTCTCGCCCCGGGCTTTTCAGCAGCAAATGCCAGGAGCGGAATAG